A genomic region of Chloracidobacterium sp. contains the following coding sequences:
- a CDS encoding aminotransferase class IV, giving the protein MEQSSASLYGTGVFTTVAVQNHELQLWEKHWRRLINNAKTIDLDLSPYSKISTKTAIAEAVQTSGLCEGRARVTFCDERPSNIWSGSNPDHATRIHIIVGQMRPPPSRFRLTVSPYPVNSRSPLVGVKSCNYLENIISINEVKDRGFHEGIRVNERGHITGGCMSNVYWLKGDRLYTPALSTGCLPGTTREYVLENIDCDEVEAEIDELDGADAIFLTSAGLGIVRVDEFDDRRLGGGNHTLLGLWPPQ; this is encoded by the coding sequence ATGGAACAGTCTAGTGCTTCACTCTACGGGACTGGTGTATTCACAACAGTCGCCGTTCAGAACCACGAACTGCAGTTATGGGAAAAGCACTGGCGGCGATTGATCAATAACGCCAAGACGATCGATCTTGACCTTTCGCCGTATTCGAAGATCTCGACGAAAACAGCTATTGCCGAAGCAGTCCAAACCTCCGGCCTCTGTGAGGGCCGCGCCCGCGTAACTTTCTGCGACGAGCGGCCGAGCAATATCTGGTCCGGTAGCAATCCCGACCATGCGACAAGGATCCACATCATAGTGGGCCAGATGCGGCCACCGCCGTCACGGTTCCGGTTGACGGTCTCGCCGTATCCGGTCAATTCCCGTTCGCCTTTGGTCGGAGTGAAATCGTGCAATTATCTTGAGAACATCATCTCTATCAATGAGGTTAAAGATCGCGGTTTTCACGAGGGTATTCGTGTCAACGAACGTGGGCATATCACAGGCGGCTGTATGTCGAATGTGTACTGGCTAAAGGGCGACAGGCTTTACACACCGGCGTTGTCAACGGGATGTTTGCCGGGGACGACGCGCGAATATGTGCTTGAGAATATTGACTGTGACGAGGTTGAGGCTGAGATCGATGAATTGGATGGTGCCGATGCGATATTCCTGACATCCGCCGGCCTCGGCATCGTGCGAGTGGATGAGTTCGACGACCGACGTCTCGGCGGAGGCAACCACACGCTGCTCGGCCTGTGGCCTCCGCAATAA
- a CDS encoding acyl-CoA dehydrogenase: MSTATGSALLNAGLTVLSEEEELFRASVREFAEGEVRPKVEAMEHAGKLDADLIKQCFELGLMAIESPEEYGGAGSTIFNAILAIEELARVDASVSVFVDVHNTLVTNAFMRWAKDDQKKKYLTQMATGRVGAYALSEAGSGSDAFALKTRAVDKGDHYELTGQKLWITNGNEAEIFLVFATVDPDAGYKGITAFIVEKGFDGFSVGKKEDKLGIRASSTTELILDNCKVPAENVLGEVGKGYKVSIETLNEGRIGIAAQMLGIAQGAYEAALGYTAEREQFGSALNSFQAVQFQLAEMAVEIEATRLLVYNAARLKDSGKSFLKEAAIAKLYSSRCAEAVASKAIELYGGYGYVKDYPVEKFWRDSKIGAIYEGTSNMQLQTIAKLITTGK, from the coding sequence ATGAGCACAGCAACCGGGTCCGCACTCTTGAATGCAGGGCTGACCGTTTTGTCGGAAGAAGAAGAATTGTTTCGCGCGTCGGTGCGCGAATTTGCCGAGGGTGAGGTTCGGCCCAAGGTCGAGGCAATGGAGCACGCAGGAAAGCTGGACGCCGACCTGATCAAGCAGTGCTTCGAACTCGGCCTGATGGCTATCGAGTCGCCGGAAGAATATGGCGGTGCGGGCTCGACGATCTTTAACGCGATCCTTGCGATCGAGGAACTTGCTCGTGTCGATGCAAGCGTTTCGGTGTTTGTCGATGTGCACAATACGCTGGTGACAAACGCTTTCATGCGCTGGGCAAAGGACGATCAGAAGAAGAAATACCTCACCCAAATGGCGACCGGCCGAGTAGGTGCATACGCGCTGAGCGAAGCGGGCTCGGGTTCGGATGCTTTCGCCCTCAAGACTCGCGCGGTCGATAAGGGCGACCACTACGAATTGACGGGTCAAAAGCTCTGGATCACGAATGGTAACGAAGCCGAGATATTCCTCGTCTTCGCCACGGTCGATCCTGACGCGGGCTACAAGGGCATTACGGCATTTATTGTCGAAAAGGGCTTCGACGGATTCTCAGTCGGCAAAAAAGAGGACAAACTCGGCATTCGTGCATCATCGACGACCGAGCTCATCCTGGACAACTGTAAAGTGCCGGCGGAAAACGTGCTTGGCGAGGTCGGAAAGGGCTACAAGGTCTCGATCGAAACTCTCAACGAAGGCCGTATCGGCATCGCCGCCCAAATGCTCGGCATCGCACAGGGCGCCTACGAGGCCGCTCTCGGATATACTGCCGAACGCGAACAGTTTGGCTCCGCGCTCAATAGCTTTCAGGCCGTTCAGTTCCAACTCGCGGAAATGGCCGTCGAGATCGAAGCCACGCGGCTATTGGTCTATAACGCCGCACGTCTGAAGGACTCCGGAAAGTCATTCCTCAAGGAGGCAGCCATCGCAAAGCTTTATTCGTCACGCTGTGCGGAGGCCGTTGCATCCAAGGCCATCGAACTATACGGCGGTTACGGCTACGTCAAGGATTATCCTGTAGAAAAATTCTGGCGAGACAGCAAGATCGGAGCGATCTACGAGGGCACATCGAACATGCAGCTTCAGACGATCGCCAAACTCATCACCACCGGTAAGTAA
- a CDS encoding SLC13 family permease produces the protein MSIDIAVTLLLLLVAIILFATEKLPVDVIGILLVIALILTRVLTVQEAVAGFGNDVIITIGGLFILVGGLIKTGLVDLIGRRISRIAGDNEFVLTALIMIMAAASASVLKNTTTTAMFLPVVIGLAAKTKIPASKLLMPLAFGAILGGSCTLIGTSTNLAVSGAIQRYGQEPFSMFELAPVGIITFAFGLLYMLFIGRRMLPIRGGGDSLTEQYNIREYISEVLVLPESELVGKTLDEAQFSSDLELNVLGVVRGNERIIAPEPTERIQRRDSLIVEGQVSEILRIKEAVGLEIKPDFMLADVLLEGKDVELFELMIMRDSRLVGHTLKTLRFRQSYGLTVLAINRHGATFIEKLSEVQLRFGDVLLVQGRRDRIEPLVTENEVILLEDVSEGSFRIEKRRSAIGAFLVFLALSLSGTLTGYDIPLAVCVLIGVMLLLATKTVRYAEMYDLIDLRLLVLIACMMSFGVAMESTGADRYLAGLINVYFGQFGGTAVLAGFFLLTVALTQPMSNQAAALVVLPVAIKTALALGLEPRTFIIGVTYAASFSFITPLEPACVLVYTPGRYRFMDFVKIGAILTVIVFIVSITLVPVFWPL, from the coding sequence ATGTCAATCGATATTGCGGTAACTCTCCTGCTGCTTCTCGTTGCGATCATCCTGTTTGCGACCGAGAAGCTGCCCGTCGATGTCATAGGCATTCTGCTCGTGATCGCCCTGATCCTGACACGGGTCTTGACCGTGCAGGAGGCGGTCGCGGGCTTTGGGAATGATGTCATCATCACGATCGGCGGATTGTTCATTCTTGTCGGTGGTTTGATAAAGACCGGCTTGGTCGACCTGATCGGCCGCCGTATCAGCCGGATCGCGGGCGATAATGAGTTCGTTCTGACAGCGTTGATAATGATCATGGCCGCCGCGTCGGCATCAGTGCTTAAAAACACGACCACGACCGCGATGTTCCTGCCCGTCGTGATCGGCCTCGCCGCTAAGACAAAGATCCCGGCGTCAAAATTGCTGATGCCGCTGGCGTTCGGTGCGATCCTCGGTGGAAGCTGTACGCTCATTGGGACCTCGACGAATCTAGCAGTAAGTGGTGCTATTCAGCGATACGGCCAAGAGCCATTTTCGATGTTTGAATTGGCACCGGTCGGGATCATCACGTTCGCATTCGGGCTACTGTATATGTTGTTTATCGGGCGTCGAATGCTCCCGATACGCGGCGGCGGTGATTCCCTCACCGAACAATACAACATTCGCGAATACATCTCAGAGGTGCTCGTGCTGCCAGAGTCAGAACTGGTCGGCAAGACGCTCGATGAAGCTCAATTCAGCTCTGATCTGGAACTTAACGTCCTTGGTGTCGTCCGCGGTAACGAAAGGATCATAGCGCCGGAGCCGACAGAGAGGATACAACGTCGCGACTCGCTGATAGTCGAGGGACAGGTAAGCGAAATCTTGCGGATCAAAGAAGCGGTCGGGCTCGAGATCAAGCCTGATTTTATGCTTGCCGATGTCCTGCTCGAGGGCAAGGACGTCGAGCTGTTTGAGCTGATGATAATGCGCGATTCGCGTTTGGTGGGACACACACTCAAGACATTACGATTCAGACAGAGCTATGGGCTGACAGTGCTGGCGATCAATCGCCACGGCGCAACATTTATCGAGAAGTTGAGCGAGGTCCAACTGAGGTTTGGCGACGTTCTCCTGGTTCAGGGACGCCGCGACCGCATCGAACCGCTCGTTACGGAGAACGAGGTCATCCTCCTCGAAGATGTATCTGAGGGCAGCTTTAGGATAGAGAAGCGTCGATCGGCAATTGGTGCCTTTCTTGTATTCCTCGCACTCTCACTCTCCGGCACCCTGACCGGTTATGACATCCCGCTGGCGGTATGCGTCCTGATCGGCGTCATGTTGCTGCTGGCGACGAAAACCGTCCGCTACGCTGAGATGTATGACCTTATCGACCTGAGGCTGCTGGTGCTGATCGCGTGCATGATGAGCTTTGGCGTAGCAATGGAATCGACCGGGGCCGACAGGTATCTTGCCGGCCTGATCAACGTCTATTTCGGTCAGTTTGGCGGCACCGCTGTGCTTGCAGGTTTCTTTCTGCTTACGGTCGCTCTAACCCAGCCGATGTCGAATCAGGCGGCAGCCCTGGTCGTGCTGCCGGTCGCCATCAAGACGGCTCTCGCATTGGGGCTGGAGCCGCGCACGTTTATCATCGGTGTTACCTACGCGGCGTCGTTCTCATTCATAACACCGCTCGAACCGGCCTGTGTGCTTGTGTATACGCCCGGCCGCTACCGATTTATGGACTTCGTCAAGATCGGCGCGATCCTCACCGTCATTGTGTTCATCGTGTCTATCACGCTCGTGCCCGTATTCTGGCCGCTCTAG
- a CDS encoding alpha/beta hydrolase: protein MRKRDLALVIGGAATAAVAVKMLTRPATVRWDEVIGLVPHSDRSRFVSVDGIRLHYQEFGGPMAPPMVLVHGYTASLFVWKTVAPMLADAGFRVIAVDLVGFGYSEKPRGFEYSIESQARIVTRFLERLGIGQATIVGSSYGGAVAATIALDYPERVEKLVLVDAVINDDLKSHPVLRLGALPGIGEIMTPFVSDSRFFLRHRMHGTLAKANHHLITDERIEGVRRPLLGADGHHSLLATSRNWSANRIERDAHLITQPTLIIWGEDDTVIPIRDGYKLRDAVPDSRLIVLRDCGHVPQEECSNSFATIVTQFCGSEGHGTV, encoded by the coding sequence ATGAGGAAACGAGACTTGGCACTGGTCATTGGCGGAGCGGCCACGGCGGCCGTCGCCGTCAAGATGTTGACGCGTCCGGCGACGGTTCGCTGGGACGAAGTCATCGGCCTCGTCCCGCATTCCGACCGGTCGAGATTTGTTTCGGTCGACGGGATTCGGCTGCATTATCAGGAGTTTGGCGGGCCGATGGCCCCGCCGATGGTGCTGGTCCACGGCTACACTGCGTCTCTGTTCGTTTGGAAAACAGTAGCGCCAATGCTTGCTGACGCCGGATTTCGCGTGATCGCGGTCGATCTGGTAGGGTTTGGTTATTCCGAAAAGCCGCGTGGATTTGAATATTCCATCGAGTCTCAGGCCAGAATCGTCACGCGGTTTCTGGAGCGGCTCGGTATCGGGCAGGCGACGATCGTTGGAAGTTCATATGGCGGAGCCGTCGCGGCGACAATTGCTCTCGATTATCCCGAACGTGTCGAAAAACTCGTTCTCGTCGATGCGGTGATCAATGACGATCTCAAATCGCATCCGGTGCTGCGGTTGGGAGCGCTTCCCGGTATCGGCGAGATCATGACGCCTTTTGTTTCAGACTCGCGGTTCTTCCTGCGTCACCGCATGCACGGCACGCTCGCAAAGGCGAACCATCACCTGATCACCGACGAACGTATCGAAGGCGTTCGCCGCCCGCTGCTAGGCGCCGACGGCCACCATAGCCTGCTGGCCACGTCACGCAACTGGTCCGCAAACCGCATCGAACGCGACGCCCACCTCATCACTCAACCAACTCTCATAATCTGGGGCGAAGATGACACCGTCATCCCGATCAGGGACGGCTACAAACTCCGTGATGCCGTGCCCGATTCTCGCCTCATTGTCCTAAGAGATTGCGGGCACGTGCCGCAGGAGGAGTGCAGCAATTCGTTTGCAACGATAGTCACGCAGTTTTGTGGCAGCGAGGGGCATGGAACAGTCTAG
- a CDS encoding RecX family transcriptional regulator has protein sequence MKSVSWRKRTRTLDDADRVVNDRERSRERTMNCAVKLLAAKPRSVAELRERLLEKLWTDAEIVDAVIEKLKEYNYLNDEQFARDVAVSKLRQKPQGRRRLQMSMSQKKLDKETIDAAIAEAYEKLPEEQLIDAAIEKRLRLKGKPATRDEMKKLHDHLLRQGFSYDLIRDRASQLLLAERDRSENA, from the coding sequence ATGAAGAGCGTGTCGTGGCGAAAACGGACCCGAACGCTTGATGACGCCGACCGCGTTGTGAACGACCGTGAACGCTCACGTGAGCGGACGATGAACTGCGCCGTCAAACTGCTCGCTGCCAAACCGCGTTCGGTTGCGGAGCTTCGCGAACGTCTGCTCGAAAAGCTCTGGACGGATGCTGAGATCGTCGACGCCGTGATCGAAAAGCTCAAGGAATACAACTATCTCAACGATGAGCAGTTCGCCCGCGACGTGGCCGTTTCAAAGCTCCGCCAAAAACCACAAGGCCGCCGCCGGCTGCAAATGTCGATGTCTCAGAAAAAACTGGACAAAGAAACCATCGATGCCGCCATTGCCGAGGCATACGAGAAACTGCCCGAGGAACAATTGATCGACGCGGCGATCGAGAAACGGCTGAGGCTCAAGGGCAAACCGGCGACGCGGGACGAAATGAAGAAACTTCACGACCATTTGCTGCGGCAGGGCTTTTCCTACGACCTGATCCGCGACAGGGCGTCGCAACTGCTGCTTGCCGAGCGGGATCGCTCAGAAAATGCTTGA
- a CDS encoding flippase-like domain-containing protein, with protein sequence MDPATRPPTIPESKFNRITLIAVLMTLGGITLFGYFIYAVGFREIWNGIVRFGFAGFAVILALYFGRVCVRACAWKQSVHEPYGLRLRDTVPAVVIGEAMSSTIPLGILISGTSKAVAVRRRIPLVAGLSSVATENLFYSLITGLFLISGAVLLLGVHALDEGVTWLLGLLISVLLILISSGIVMVVRQWHFASWITGWFYSKGVLRRWLEGGRAAVRQFEDLIYGFFRRHPRRFLSICIFEVLYHAFGIAEVWFILSRLSETFPSFTTAYLLESVSRLVTIMFKLIPFLIGVDEAGAEFIAETVSLGAGVGVTLAIIRKGRILFWTLTGVALIVKRGISISELLQRRR encoded by the coding sequence TTGGACCCTGCAACCCGGCCCCCGACAATTCCCGAGTCAAAGTTTAACCGTATCACGCTGATCGCGGTGCTGATGACGCTTGGCGGCATCACCCTGTTTGGCTATTTCATCTACGCTGTCGGCTTTCGTGAGATCTGGAACGGCATCGTTCGGTTCGGATTTGCAGGCTTTGCCGTCATCCTAGCCCTGTATTTTGGGCGGGTATGTGTCAGGGCCTGCGCTTGGAAGCAGTCTGTCCACGAACCGTATGGTTTGCGGCTTCGCGATACGGTGCCGGCAGTCGTTATCGGCGAGGCCATGTCAAGCACGATACCGCTCGGAATCCTTATCAGCGGCACATCGAAGGCTGTCGCTGTCCGCAGGCGGATACCGCTCGTCGCCGGCCTCTCGTCGGTCGCGACCGAAAACCTCTTTTACAGTCTGATAACAGGCCTGTTTCTCATCAGCGGCGCCGTGCTTCTACTCGGTGTTCATGCCCTTGACGAGGGCGTGACATGGCTACTGGGTCTGCTCATTTCGGTACTTCTCATTCTGATCAGCTCGGGGATCGTCATGGTCGTTCGCCAATGGCATTTTGCTAGCTGGATCACGGGGTGGTTTTACTCCAAGGGTGTTCTGCGACGATGGCTCGAGGGCGGCCGGGCTGCGGTCCGACAGTTTGAGGACCTGATATATGGCTTTTTTCGGCGGCACCCACGGCGTTTCCTGTCAATCTGCATTTTTGAGGTCCTGTATCATGCCTTCGGTATCGCCGAGGTCTGGTTCATCCTCAGCCGGCTCAGTGAGACGTTTCCGTCGTTTACAACCGCCTATCTGCTCGAATCCGTAAGCCGACTGGTCACGATAATGTTCAAGCTGATCCCATTCCTCATCGGCGTTGACGAGGCCGGGGCAGAGTTCATTGCCGAGACCGTCTCGTTAGGTGCGGGAGTCGGCGTAACGCTCGCGATAATACGAAAAGGGCGGATACTCTTTTGGACATTGACCGGAGTTGCTCTGATCGTAAAACGTGGGATCTCGATATCCGAACTGCTACAAAGGCGTCGCTAG
- a CDS encoding serine hydrolase, with the protein MKKINSIILVLLVAAFASAQTLDDKLKEIDDYANTVMATWKGPGMAIAIVKDDKVVSAKGYGVLKLGEPAAVNADSVFAIASNSKAFTTASLAILVDEKKLNWDDKVSKYLPDFQMYDPWVTNELTIRDLVTHRVGLDTFSGDLLWYETTYAPDEILRRVRYLKPVSSFRTRFGYQNLMFIAAGKVVEKASGQSWCSFVTERILTPLGMARTRCSINNLPDNAAWPHNESGGTLRVLHRGNVDGSYSAAALNSSVNDLSKWVRTQLAKGKFGDKRIFSEQQSWAMHQPYLAQQVSMAASRNNPTTHFSGVAMGWFVSDYHGRKIINHSGGLDGMLSYTVLIPEENAGFVVLTNNESPSFAIMMNKIRDVLVDAPKRDYNAEAVTRVANNKAEDAADAKAVDDARVAGTKPSLALSNYAGTYADKLYGDVAIAEENGKLVMRFLPSPNFVADLEHWHYDTFQIKWRPSVAYNFPRGFVTFTIDKNGKTDRLTVDQPNNDFWFYELDLRRKPEMASSR; encoded by the coding sequence ATGAAAAAGATCAACTCAATCATTCTTGTGCTCCTCGTTGCCGCGTTTGCCTCGGCGCAAACTCTGGACGACAAACTCAAGGAGATCGACGATTACGCCAATACCGTGATGGCCACCTGGAAAGGCCCGGGCATGGCGATCGCGATCGTAAAAGACGATAAAGTGGTCTCGGCCAAAGGCTACGGAGTTCTTAAGCTTGGCGAACCCGCCGCCGTTAACGCCGACTCGGTTTTTGCCATCGCGTCGAATTCAAAGGCATTTACGACCGCGAGCCTAGCGATCCTCGTCGATGAGAAAAAGCTCAACTGGGACGACAAGGTGTCAAAGTATCTGCCTGATTTCCAGATGTACGACCCGTGGGTGACGAACGAATTGACGATCCGAGATCTGGTGACGCACCGCGTCGGGCTGGATACATTCAGCGGCGATCTGTTGTGGTATGAAACGACGTATGCGCCCGACGAGATACTGCGACGGGTCAGGTATCTCAAGCCTGTATCGAGTTTTCGGACGCGTTTCGGGTATCAAAATTTGATGTTCATCGCTGCGGGCAAGGTCGTTGAGAAAGCATCGGGCCAATCATGGTGCAGCTTTGTCACCGAACGGATCCTGACGCCGCTCGGAATGGCGCGAACAAGGTGCAGTATAAACAACCTTCCCGACAACGCCGCGTGGCCGCACAACGAATCGGGCGGCACGCTGCGGGTGCTGCATCGCGGGAATGTTGACGGTTCGTACTCGGCGGCGGCGCTCAATTCGTCGGTCAACGACCTCTCAAAATGGGTCCGCACACAATTGGCCAAGGGCAAATTCGGTGACAAGCGGATCTTCAGTGAGCAGCAGTCGTGGGCGATGCACCAGCCATACCTTGCGCAGCAGGTGTCGATGGCGGCATCGCGAAACAATCCGACAACGCATTTCAGCGGTGTTGCTATGGGTTGGTTCGTCTCTGACTATCACGGCCGAAAGATCATCAATCACAGCGGCGGGCTTGACGGGATGTTGTCCTACACCGTCCTTATCCCCGAGGAGAATGCAGGGTTTGTCGTGCTGACGAACAATGAGTCGCCGTCATTCGCGATCATGATGAATAAGATCCGCGACGTTCTTGTAGACGCTCCTAAGCGCGACTACAATGCCGAGGCCGTGACGCGCGTCGCCAACAACAAAGCGGAGGACGCTGCCGATGCCAAAGCCGTCGATGACGCACGCGTCGCGGGCACTAAGCCGTCGCTTGCCCTGTCAAACTACGCCGGAACGTACGCCGACAAGCTATATGGCGACGTTGCGATAGCGGAAGAGAACGGTAAGCTGGTCATGCGATTCCTGCCGTCGCCGAATTTTGTCGCCGACCTTGAGCATTGGCATTACGACACGTTCCAGATCAAATGGCGTCCGTCGGTCGCCTACAATTTTCCACGAGGGTTTGTGACCTTCACGATCGACAAGAACGGCAAGACCGACCGATTAACTGTCGATCAGCCAAACAATGATTTTTGGTTCTATGAATTAGACCTGCGCCGCAAACCAGAGATGGCAAGCAGCCGATAG
- the truB gene encoding tRNA pseudouridine(55) synthase TruB — MDGILVIDKPPGITSHDVVSKVRRILGTRRVGHTGTLDPFATGVMVVLVGKATRLAQFLDKDEKEYLATMRFGGETDTGDTTGNFKSQISDSRSVSTEDIESALPHFKGEIMQVPPMYSAKKIDGRKLYEYARKGETIERKSIGVTISELEIVEPLREDLKSEISNLKFRVVCSAGTYIRTLAKDIGRAVGVGAHLAELRRTRAGRFELSQSVTLDELGSMDEPGSRLLPMDEAVSHLARFALSKERARRTLNGLSTRIEDMTFADGEAVRMLTDAGRLIAVGLYDEAEASIRPKVVLV, encoded by the coding sequence GTGGACGGCATTCTGGTCATCGACAAACCGCCGGGGATCACGTCGCACGACGTCGTGTCAAAAGTTCGTCGTATTCTCGGTACGCGGCGCGTTGGCCACACCGGCACGCTCGACCCATTTGCGACTGGCGTGATGGTCGTGCTCGTTGGCAAGGCGACGCGGCTCGCGCAGTTTTTGGACAAGGACGAGAAGGAATATCTGGCTACCATGCGGTTTGGAGGTGAAACTGATACGGGCGATACGACGGGCAATTTCAAATCTCAAATTTCAGATTCCAGATCGGTTTCGACCGAGGACATTGAATCCGCTCTGCCGCACTTCAAGGGCGAGATCATGCAGGTGCCGCCGATGTACTCGGCGAAAAAGATCGATGGGAGAAAGCTCTACGAGTACGCTCGAAAGGGCGAGACGATTGAACGAAAGTCGATAGGCGTCACGATATCTGAACTTGAGATCGTCGAACCTCTTCGCGAGGATCTCAAATCTGAAATCTCAAATCTGAAATTCCGCGTTGTTTGCTCCGCGGGAACGTATATCCGAACGCTGGCCAAGGACATCGGCCGGGCCGTCGGTGTCGGAGCGCATTTGGCCGAGTTGAGACGGACGCGTGCGGGTCGGTTTGAATTGTCGCAGAGCGTTACGCTCGATGAACTCGGAAGCATGGACGAGCCAGGATCGAGACTGCTGCCAATGGATGAGGCGGTGTCGCACCTTGCGCGCTTCGCTCTGAGCAAAGAAAGGGCGAGGCGAACACTGAACGGCCTTTCGACGCGGATCGAAGACATGACGTTTGCGGACGGTGAGGCCGTAAGGATGCTGACGGATGCAGGCAGGTTGATCGCGGTCGGCCTTTATGATGAGGCCGAAGCGTCAATTCGGCCAAAGGTTGTTTTGGTATAG